The DNA region TTGCTACAAATATTTTAAAAGAATCAATATTAGAGGAGGCAACTCAAGAATTTAAGGATTACCTAGATAAATCTGTGGGATTTCCAAATAGCACAGTAGACAGAATTGTTCCAAATGTAAAGATCAAGAAGGAATCTCCAATAGATGTGGCTGTAGAAGATTTTTATGAATGGGATATTGAAAAAAATAATGTAAAAATCAATAACAATATTGTAGGTGCAGCTTACGTAGATAATTTAGAGCCATATCTTGAAAGAAAATTATTTTTATTGAATGGAGCACATGCTGCCACTGCATATATAGGATATATCAAAGGTTATAAGTTTATACATGAAGCAATAAAAGATGAATTTATAAGAAATATTGCCATAGGCTTTCATAAGGAAGCTATACAAGCGTTAAGCAAAAAACATAATCTAGATATAAAGCTTTTAAATGAATATTCTCAAAAATTAATAAAAAGATTTGAAAATTTTTATCTTCAGGATGAGCTATTTCGTGTAGGACGTGATCCTATGAGAAAACTATCTTCAAATGATAGATTAATAACACCACTTAAGCTTTGTTATAAGCTAGATATGAAATATGATAATATTTTATATGGAGTAGCAGCAGGATTCTTATTTAATTATAGTGGAGATGAGAAGGCTGAAAAAATACAGAATAGCATATTGTCAGAAGGAATTCATACTACAATTTGTAATATAACTGGACTGGAGGAAAATAATGTCTTAGTTAATATGATTGAAGATAAATATAAAGAATTGTCAAATTTATAGTACAAATAAATTTTAAAAGTTTATTTAAACTAAATAACAAATCATTCCTTTTGACCATAAAAATGAATTAAAGGAATGATTTGCTATAAGATTCAATTTATTTTTTATAATTAATTGTTAAAAAAATAACTATAATTTTAAAGAAGTGGTATATATAGATTGTAGTATTAATTATTTTGTAGTAGGCAAGTAATAATTTAAGAATTAATATATTGGCATCACATGTAAAAACTTTCTACCAAATCAAGTGTTATAAGTAGTTCATTGGATTATTTACTGAATTAAAGATTATATAACTATGTAGTTTCAGTATGAATTATAAATGTCAAATAATTATCAATAAATTGAAGACAAATATAAACTATTACTATAGAAAAGGAGTGTAAATTATGAAAGTTAGTAGTGTTGATGAATTGAATGTAAGGTTAGAGGAAATGAGAAAAGCCCAAAGAGAATTTGCAACATACTCGCAGGAGCAGGTAGATGAAATCTTTAGACAGGCAGCAATGGCAGCATTGGATGCAAGAATACCACTTGCAAAAATGGCGGCAGAAGAAACTGGAATGGGACTTGTTGAAGATAAAGTTATAAAAAATCATTTTGCAGCTGAGTATATATACAATCAGTATAAGGATGAAAAGACCTGCGGGGTAATAGAAACAGACGAATCCTATGGAATAACTAAAATTGCAGAACCCATAGGCATTGTGGCAGCCGTAATACCAACAACTAATCCAACCTCAACAGCAATATTTAAGACATTGATATCACTAAAAACTAGAAATGCTATAATGTTATCACCACATCCAAGGGCAAAAAATTCAACCATAGCAGCAGCTAAAATAATACTTGATGCAGCAGTTAAAGCAGGTGCTCCAGAGGGAATAATAGGCTGGATAGATGAGCCATCAATTGAACTAACACAAATACTGATGCAGGAGGCAGATATAACTCTTGCTACAGGGGGACCATCCATGGTTAAATCAGCCTATTCCTCTGGTAAGCCAGCTATAGGTGTGGGACCAGGAAACACTCCTGTTATAATTGATGAAAGTGCACACATAAAAATGGCAGTAAGTTCAGTAATTCTTTCAAAGACTTTTGATAACGGTGTCATATGCGCTTCCGAACAATCTGTAATAGTTTTGGATTCTATATACGATGAAGTAAGAAAAGAATTTGAAGAAAGAGGAGCATATATAATTAAGGAAAATGAAATAGACAAAGTAAGGGATACGATTTTTATAAATGGAGGCATAAATTCCAAAATAGTAGGTCAATCAGCCTATAAAATAGCTGAAATGGCAGGAATTAAGGTACCAGAAACAGCAAGAATTCTTATAGGAGAAGTTACTTCTGTAGGAAAGGAAGAACCTTTTGCCCATGAAAAATTATCTCCGGTTTTGGCTATGTATAGGGCAGAAAACTTTGATGATGCACTTGAGAAAGCTGTGACGCTTGTTAATCTAGGTGGACTAGGGCATACTTCAGCAATATATGCAGATATAATAAAGGCAAAAGATAAGATAGATAAATTCAGCAATGCTATGAAAACAGTAAGAACTTTTGTGAATATACCTACAGCTCAGGGGGCAAGTGGAGACTTATATAATTTCAAAATAGCGCCTTCCTTTACACTAGGTTGTGGTTCTTGGGGGGGAAATTCCGTATCAGAAAATGTTGGACCTAAACATTTGCTAAATATTAAAAGAGTAGCTGAGAGGAGAGAAAATATGCTTTGGTTTAGAGTGCCCGAAAAGGTTTACTTCAAATTTGGCTGCCTTCAATTTGCATTAAGAGAATTAAAGGATTTAAATAAGAAGAGGGCATTTATAGTAACGGATAAAGTTCTTTATGATCTAGGATATATAGATTCTATAACAAAAGTTCTTGAAGAGATAGGCGTTGATTTTAAAGTATTCACTGAAGTAGAACCAGATCCAACACTAGCTACAGCTAGAAAAGGGGCTGAAGAAATGATGGACTTTAAACCGGATACCATAATATCCCTTGGTGGAGGTTCAGCAATGGATGCAGCTAAAATAATGTGGGTACTATATGAGCATCCAGAAGTAAGATTTGAAGACCTTGCCATGAGATTTATGGATATAAGAAAGAGAATATACAATTTCCCAAAGATGGGTGAAAAAGCCATGATGATTGCTGTAGCAACTTCAGCTGGAACAGGATCAGAGGTTACACCTTTTGCTGTAATAACAGATGAAAAGACAGGAGTGAAATATCCACTGGCAGACTATGAATTAACTCCAGACATGGCAATAGTAGATGCTGAATTAATGATGAATATGCCAAAAGGATTAACAGCTGCATCAGGTATAGATGCATTAATTCATGGTATAGAAGCTTATACATCAGTACTTGCATCAGAATATACCAATGGACTGGCATTAGAAGCCATAAGATTAATATTCAAATATTTACCTAAGGCTTATTCAGAAGGTACCACTAATGAAAAAGCAAGAGAAAAAATGGCTCATGCATCAACTATGGCAGGAATGGCCTTTGCCAACGCATTCCTCGGAGTATGTCATTCAATGGCACATAAACTAGGGGCAGAACACCATATAGCCCATGGAACTGCTAATGCGCTGTTAATTGAAGAAGTTATCAGATTTAATTCGGCAGATAATCCAGTAAAACAAGCATCATATCCTCAATATAAATATCCAAATGCTAAATGGAGATATGGAAAAATTGCAGATTATTTAGGATTAGGCGGAAGTACAGATGAAGAAAAAGTTGAACTTTTAATTAAGGCAATTCATGAATTAAAAGAGAAAATAAATCTTCCAATGACAATTAAGGAAGCAGGAGTCTCAGATAAAAAGTTCTATGCTACACTTGATAAGATGTGTGAACTTGCTTTTGATGACCAATGTATAGGAGCTAATCCAAGGTATCCATTAATAAGTGAAATTAAACAAATGTTTATTAATGCTTTTGATAAGGCTGAGATAGATACTGAAATAAAATAGGTGTATGCAATATTTATGTAGTAACTTAAAAGTAAATAATAAAAAAACGGAATTTATCAATGAAAGTATAGTTGACTTTCATTGATAAATTTTTTGTCTTATGAAATTTGATAAAAATATGTAATAAATTAAGTAGTTTAATATTACTAAATTCATATACTTATCTAAAATCTTAATAAATATACCATATAATATCCAGAACTTTAGCACTTTTAAATTTTTTTGGGCGATAGCCCTTTGATTTATAAGGATTTGCCTCTAATTTAGAGAAAAACACGGGATATATCCTGTAATAAGGACTATCTAGTCATTTGAAAATATTTCCTTTTGAGTTATGTTATAAATTGTGAAAATTTAATATTAGTGACATTTATTTTTAGTTTTCATTCCTAAAATAATAAAATATTATTTTTCATGCGTTTACCCTGTGTATAATATCAAATATTATTGAAATGCTGAATGAAATAATATATAATAAAAACGTATACATCACAAATGGTATTTTTGCATAAATGTGTAAATGTACAAGCATTTTTGCAATATAATAACATTAATAATTATTTAATTAAAAACAATATATTTGGGAGGTACTAATATGACTAAAGGTTTATCTTTAAATTTAACAAAAGTGGCTTCTTTTTTAGATGGGCATGAAATTACATACCTACAGCCAATGGTAACAGCAGCACATGACATGCTTCATAATAAAACAGGTCAAGGAAACGATTTTTTAGGTTGGATTGATCTTCCTGTAAATTATGATAAGGAAGAATTTTCAAGAATAAAGAAAGCGGCAGAGAAAATAAGAAATGATTCAGATGTACTTATAGTGATTGGAATTGGTGGTTCTTATTTAGGATCAAGAGCTGCTGTAGAAATGTTATCACATACTTTTTATAACAGTATTTCAAAGGATAAGAGAAAATCTCCAAATGTATATTTTGTTGGAAATAACATAAGTTCAACTTATATGGTAGATTTATTGGAAACCATTGAAGGAAAAGATATTTCAGTTAATGTTATATCAAAATCTGGTACTACTACTGAGCCAGCTATAGCATTTAGAATTTTTAAAGATTACCTAGAAAAGAAATACGGTAAGGAAGAGGCAAAATCAAGAATATATGCAACTACTGATAAGGCAAAGGGCGCTTTAAAATCGTTAGCAGATACAGAAGGATATGAGACTTTTGTTATTCCAGATGATGTTGGTGGAAGATTTACTGTTTTAACACCAGTGGGATTATTACCCATTGCCGCTGCTGGTATAGATATAGAAGAGATGATGAGTGGCGCAGCAGCAGCAAGAGAAGCATATAGTGTGCCTGAATTAGAAAAAAATGATGCTTATAAATATGCAGTAACTAGAAATGTATTATACAGAAAGGGTAAAACTACAGAAATATTAGTTAACTATGAACCATGTCTACACTATTTTGGTGAATGGTGGAAGCAATTGTATGGTGAAAGTGAAGGAAAAGATGGAAAAGGTATATTTCCAGCAGCAGTTGATTTTTCAACAGATTTACACTCCATGGGACAATATATCCAAGAGGGATTAAGAAATATATATGAAACTGTAGTTAACGTTGAAAAACCTAGAAAAAACATTGTAATTGAAGAAAGTTCTGATAATGTAGACGGATTAAATTTCGTGGCAGGTCAGACAATGGATTACGTAAATAAGAAAGCATTTGAAGGCACTATTTTAGCACATAATGATGGAGGGGTACCTAATATAGTAGTTAATGTTCCTGAACTAACTGCTTATTACTTTGGATATTTGGCATACTTCTTTGAAAAAGCTTGTGGGATTAGTGGATATTTGTCAGGTATAAATCCATTTAATCAACCAGGAGTAGAAGCATATAAGAAAAACATGTTTGCACTTCTTGGAAAACCAGGCTATGAATCTATGAAGGAAGAATTAGAAAATAGATTGGGTTAATGATTAATTTATACAATTTCAAGTAAGGCAAAAAAAGATAATAAAATTAGATGATAATATATATTAAATGGTAATTATCAGAAAGCAGAGATACTAGTTATGATATGTTCATATGGCATAACTAGTATCTCTGTTTTTATTTATTTGTATTTAAACTGATTATTAAAAATATCCGTATATTACTACTAGTAATATACTATTTTGTTATAAATTATTAACATAAAAAAACATAAAAAAAAATAAAATTGCTATTGTAAAAGTATACATATGGATGTATAATGAATACATCATAAGACAAATGATTAATAACAGCACAAATGTGATGAAAATATAAGCTTAAAATGCATTTTATGAATGCAATTAAATTATAAATAAGAATATTAGGGGGATGTAAAGTATGAAAAAATCATGGTTAGAATTAGAAGGTAAAACAGTAATTGTCACAGGTGGGGCATCTGGAATAGGAAAAGCAGTTGTTCAAGAGTTTTTAGATAATGGAGCCAATGTAGTAGTGGGAGATATGAGTTCTAATGCACCTGAATTTGTTATAAAAGAAAACAGTGGAAAAGTATTATATGTAAAAACAGATGTAACAAGTTTTGACAGCGTTAATGGAATGGTTTCCAAAGCAAAAGAAAATTTTGGAATCGTTGATATTT from Clostridium pasteurianum BC1 includes:
- a CDS encoding mannitol-1-phosphate 5-dehydrogenase; this translates as MKAVHFGAGNIGRGFIGYLLSKSEYDITFVDISDFLVDNINEYGKYKVITLSDSKSEEEIDNVKAVSLNDTEKLEKIILEADLITTSIGANNLKSTGELLNKLLMKRFKICGDKLLDIIACENALFATNILKESILEEATQEFKDYLDKSVGFPNSTVDRIVPNVKIKKESPIDVAVEDFYEWDIEKNNVKINNNIVGAAYVDNLEPYLERKLFLLNGAHAATAYIGYIKGYKFIHEAIKDEFIRNIAIGFHKEAIQALSKKHNLDIKLLNEYSQKLIKRFENFYLQDELFRVGRDPMRKLSSNDRLITPLKLCYKLDMKYDNILYGVAAGFLFNYSGDEKAEKIQNSILSEGIHTTICNITGLEENNVLVNMIEDKYKELSNL
- the adhE gene encoding bifunctional acetaldehyde-CoA/alcohol dehydrogenase, with the protein product MKVSSVDELNVRLEEMRKAQREFATYSQEQVDEIFRQAAMAALDARIPLAKMAAEETGMGLVEDKVIKNHFAAEYIYNQYKDEKTCGVIETDESYGITKIAEPIGIVAAVIPTTNPTSTAIFKTLISLKTRNAIMLSPHPRAKNSTIAAAKIILDAAVKAGAPEGIIGWIDEPSIELTQILMQEADITLATGGPSMVKSAYSSGKPAIGVGPGNTPVIIDESAHIKMAVSSVILSKTFDNGVICASEQSVIVLDSIYDEVRKEFEERGAYIIKENEIDKVRDTIFINGGINSKIVGQSAYKIAEMAGIKVPETARILIGEVTSVGKEEPFAHEKLSPVLAMYRAENFDDALEKAVTLVNLGGLGHTSAIYADIIKAKDKIDKFSNAMKTVRTFVNIPTAQGASGDLYNFKIAPSFTLGCGSWGGNSVSENVGPKHLLNIKRVAERRENMLWFRVPEKVYFKFGCLQFALRELKDLNKKRAFIVTDKVLYDLGYIDSITKVLEEIGVDFKVFTEVEPDPTLATARKGAEEMMDFKPDTIISLGGGSAMDAAKIMWVLYEHPEVRFEDLAMRFMDIRKRIYNFPKMGEKAMMIAVATSAGTGSEVTPFAVITDEKTGVKYPLADYELTPDMAIVDAELMMNMPKGLTAASGIDALIHGIEAYTSVLASEYTNGLALEAIRLIFKYLPKAYSEGTTNEKAREKMAHASTMAGMAFANAFLGVCHSMAHKLGAEHHIAHGTANALLIEEVIRFNSADNPVKQASYPQYKYPNAKWRYGKIADYLGLGGSTDEEKVELLIKAIHELKEKINLPMTIKEAGVSDKKFYATLDKMCELAFDDQCIGANPRYPLISEIKQMFINAFDKAEIDTEIK
- a CDS encoding glucose-6-phosphate isomerase, which produces MTKGLSLNLTKVASFLDGHEITYLQPMVTAAHDMLHNKTGQGNDFLGWIDLPVNYDKEEFSRIKKAAEKIRNDSDVLIVIGIGGSYLGSRAAVEMLSHTFYNSISKDKRKSPNVYFVGNNISSTYMVDLLETIEGKDISVNVISKSGTTTEPAIAFRIFKDYLEKKYGKEEAKSRIYATTDKAKGALKSLADTEGYETFVIPDDVGGRFTVLTPVGLLPIAAAGIDIEEMMSGAAAAREAYSVPELEKNDAYKYAVTRNVLYRKGKTTEILVNYEPCLHYFGEWWKQLYGESEGKDGKGIFPAAVDFSTDLHSMGQYIQEGLRNIYETVVNVEKPRKNIVIEESSDNVDGLNFVAGQTMDYVNKKAFEGTILAHNDGGVPNIVVNVPELTAYYFGYLAYFFEKACGISGYLSGINPFNQPGVEAYKKNMFALLGKPGYESMKEELENRLG